From one Spirochaetota bacterium genomic stretch:
- a CDS encoding DUF2905 family protein — protein sequence MGRLLILAGILLIITGILFQVFPKFLGKLPGDVMFSKGNITVYFPFMTMIIISIILTILLNVFLRFFK from the coding sequence ATGGGTAGATTATTAATTTTAGCAGGGATACTGTTAATCATAACTGGAATCTTATTTCAAGTATTCCCTAAATTTTTAGGGAAACTGCCAGGTGATGTGATGTTTAGTAAAGGTAATATAACCGTTTATTTTCCTTTTATGACTATGATTATCATAAGCATTATTCTAACTATACTGTTGAATGTATTCTTGCGTTTTTTTAAATAA
- a CDS encoding ATP-binding protein, translated as MEHSIDKNFRIKELIDNLPDVVISVDYPSGIIQYANVNAIERLGFTIKRAKTLRDLSYFVLPKHRRKYLQHWRDIKDGILVPSLVFEVKTIDGKIIWVEQKNIYIKQGDTVIRIHAVIRDITERKRLEEEMLQAFYFSENLFLHSPYIILLYDNEGYIKRQNMTFRAIAEHVDTMIPNYNVWKDKQIQKYGIDLIFKEVVRGRIMDIPRFPYTVKIKGEEVTFYFAGKAFPYMRSSREPEGFVVMLEDVSARQKREEETLETKRLESVGRLARGIAHEFNNILAGISGFAEILLRKLSTEDPNRHFATRIFEAASKAATLTNQLLGFARGQLYNPSYLDIRAPIMYAIGATPNLHNRIIIKKEFEESEYKVYGDVNQLRQVFIEILRNAAEAIGTEGEIEIKVKYVSNEFLPAEVRKKYVKCVQIDIIDSGTGIDDSLIPKVFEPYFTTKDKLKHTGMGLAIAFGHIKNHEGHITLSREEKGTKVTILLPAIKQPDLAIIKQPRYQRILVVDDNNETCLLLRSYFEDSGALVTISNNGLSAVEMIQNAPNRFDCIFLDLILPDINGKDVLNRIRNFNPNVPVFIMSGHDMSSFISEHGNDQNLFFLMKPFNLDDLDVLLK; from the coding sequence ATGGAACATTCTATTGACAAAAATTTCAGGATTAAAGAGCTTATTGATAATCTTCCGGATGTTGTTATTTCGGTTGATTATCCTTCTGGTATTATACAGTATGCAAACGTTAATGCAATTGAACGTTTGGGGTTTACAATAAAAAGAGCAAAAACACTACGCGACCTTTCGTATTTTGTGCTCCCAAAACACAGAAGAAAATATTTACAGCACTGGCGGGATATAAAAGATGGGATTCTGGTGCCATCGCTTGTTTTTGAAGTTAAAACAATTGATGGTAAAATTATATGGGTTGAACAGAAAAATATTTATATCAAACAGGGTGATACGGTTATCCGAATACATGCAGTAATACGCGATATTACCGAGCGCAAGCGTTTAGAAGAAGAGATGCTACAGGCTTTTTACTTTTCAGAAAATCTATTTCTACATTCGCCGTATATAATATTGCTCTATGACAATGAGGGATATATCAAGCGGCAGAATATGACATTCAGAGCTATCGCTGAGCATGTAGATACTATGATTCCCAATTATAATGTGTGGAAAGATAAACAAATTCAAAAATATGGTATTGATCTTATTTTTAAAGAAGTTGTGCGTGGCCGTATTATGGATATTCCCCGATTCCCGTATACCGTTAAAATTAAGGGTGAGGAGGTCACATTTTATTTTGCCGGAAAAGCTTTCCCATACATGCGTTCTTCACGTGAACCTGAAGGCTTTGTTGTTATGCTTGAAGATGTTTCGGCACGGCAAAAGCGGGAAGAGGAAACACTTGAAACAAAACGGCTTGAAAGTGTAGGAAGGCTTGCACGGGGAATAGCGCATGAATTTAATAATATACTGGCTGGTATATCAGGATTTGCCGAGATTCTTTTACGTAAATTGTCTACGGAAGATCCCAACAGACATTTTGCAACCAGGATATTTGAAGCTGCAAGCAAAGCAGCAACACTTACCAATCAATTGTTAGGCTTTGCCCGTGGACAACTATATAATCCATCGTATTTAGATATTCGGGCTCCCATAATGTATGCTATAGGTGCTACACCCAATCTGCATAACAGGATCATCATAAAAAAAGAATTTGAAGAATCTGAGTATAAAGTATATGGTGATGTTAACCAGCTGCGACAGGTGTTCATTGAAATACTGCGCAATGCAGCAGAGGCAATTGGTACAGAAGGTGAAATTGAAATTAAAGTAAAGTACGTAAGCAATGAATTTCTGCCAGCAGAAGTCAGAAAAAAATATGTAAAATGTGTTCAGATTGATATTATTGATTCTGGAACGGGGATTGATGATTCACTGATTCCCAAAGTATTTGAGCCATATTTCACCACAAAAGATAAGTTAAAGCATACCGGTATGGGCCTTGCTATTGCATTTGGTCATATAAAAAATCATGAAGGGCACATAACACTATCGCGGGAAGAAAAAGGTACAAAAGTTACAATTTTATTACCTGCCATCAAACAGCCTGACCTTGCAATTATAAAACAACCACGATATCAACGAATATTAGTTGTTGATGATAATAATGAAACATGTCTGTTGTTACGCTCTTATTTTGAGGACAGTGGCGCTTTAGTTACTATATCCAATAATGGATTAAGTGCTGTTGAAATGATACAGAATGCTCCCAACCGATTTGATTGCATATTTCTGGATCTCATCTTGCCTGATATAAATGGCAAGGATGTGTTAAATAGAATAAGAAATTTTAATCCAAACGTACCGGTATTTATAATGAGTGGGCATG